A single window of Hippocampus zosterae strain Florida chromosome 15, ASM2543408v3, whole genome shotgun sequence DNA harbors:
- the rheb gene encoding GTP-binding protein Rheb isoform X2, whose translation MPQPKSRKLAILGYRSVGKSSLTIQFVEGQFVDSYDPTIENTFTKMITINGQEYHLQLVDTAGQDEYSIFPQTYSIDINGYILVYSVTSNKSFEVVQVIHEKLLDMVGKVQVPIMLVGNKNDLHMERVISCEEGKALADSWNAAFMESSAKENQTAVEVFRRMILEAEKMDGGAQPGKTSCAVM comes from the exons ATGCCGCAGCCTAAGTCACGAAAGCTCGCCATCCTCGGCTACCGATCCGTAG ggAAGTCCTCTTTGACCATTCAGTTTGTGGAGGGTCAGTTTGTCGACTCCTATGATCCGACAATAGAAAACA CGTTTACTAAAATGATCACGATAAACGGCCAAGAGTATCATCTTCAGCTGGTGGACACAGCAGGACAG GATGAGTACTCCATCTTCCCTCAGACGTACTCCATAGACATAAATGGCTACATCCTGGTCTATTCCGTCACGTCCAATAAAAG CTTTGAAGTGGTCCAAGTGATTCACGAAAAACTGCTGGACATGGTGGGGAAAGTTCA AGTTCCCATCATGCTGGTCGGAAACAAGAACGACCTGCACATGGAGCG AGTAATCAGCTGCGAAGAAGGGAAAGCATTAGCCGACTCCTGGAACGCTGCCTTCATGGAATCCTCGGCTAAAGAAAACCAG ACCGCCGTGGAGGTTTTTCGCAGGATGATCCTGGAGGCGGAGAAAATGGACGGCGGCGCTCAGCCCGGCAAGACGTCTTGCGCCGTCATGTAG
- the rheb gene encoding GTP-binding protein Rheb isoform X1 — translation MPQPKSRKLAILGYRSVGKSSLTIQFVEGQFVDSYDPTIENTFTKMITINGQEYHLQLVDTAGQDEYSIFPQTYSIDINGYILVYSVTSNKSFEVVQVIHEKLLDMVGKVQVPIMLVGNKNDLHMERVISCEEGKALADSWNAAFMESSAKENQCPPFGIVVNQAERSLQKRIMNSSCVPLSVQTAVEVFRRMILEAEKMDGGAQPGKTSCAVM, via the exons ATGCCGCAGCCTAAGTCACGAAAGCTCGCCATCCTCGGCTACCGATCCGTAG ggAAGTCCTCTTTGACCATTCAGTTTGTGGAGGGTCAGTTTGTCGACTCCTATGATCCGACAATAGAAAACA CGTTTACTAAAATGATCACGATAAACGGCCAAGAGTATCATCTTCAGCTGGTGGACACAGCAGGACAG GATGAGTACTCCATCTTCCCTCAGACGTACTCCATAGACATAAATGGCTACATCCTGGTCTATTCCGTCACGTCCAATAAAAG CTTTGAAGTGGTCCAAGTGATTCACGAAAAACTGCTGGACATGGTGGGGAAAGTTCA AGTTCCCATCATGCTGGTCGGAAACAAGAACGACCTGCACATGGAGCG AGTAATCAGCTGCGAAGAAGGGAAAGCATTAGCCGACTCCTGGAACGCTGCCTTCATGGAATCCTCGGCTAAAGAAAACCAG TGCCCACCATTTGGGATCGTTGTGAATCAGGCCGAGAGAAGCCTCCAAAAGCGCATCATGAACAGCAGCTGTGTGCCACTGTCTGTGCAGACCGCCGTGGAGGTTTTTCGCAGGATGATCCTGGAGGCGGAGAAAATGGACGGCGGCGCTCAGCCCGGCAAGACGTCTTGCGCCGTCATGTAG
- the LOC127616611 gene encoding leucine-rich repeat-containing protein 30, producing the protein MGGKQSHGFSNKELSEASVSQGGRRSTASDQTSLSSAAERIRRHATVHFGYSTLSLAMRGLDDAPAELWELRELQKLNLSMNCLRSLPPALGALDNLVVLNLWGNNLTSLPPEIGLLKKLRVLFACRNRLSEVPEELGSCTCLEVLSLANNQISGLPGSLAAMCSLTKLNLSHNRIAHIPTCVYSMKGLVFLHLACNRLETIADQIQDLVNLKILIVEGNSIHTLPKTLCFLESLELLNVDFNELQNVPMEMYLLIGLRRLACHPLDKGLHIIHNPLLKPIQEVLQGGLSSLYNYLKPT; encoded by the coding sequence atgGGCGGGAAACAGTCTCATGGCTTCTCCAACAAGGAGCTAAGCGAGGCGAGCGTGAGCCAAGGAGGTCGGAGGAGCACCGCTAGCGACCAGACGAGTCTTTCATCCGCCGCAGAGAGAATCCGCAGGCACGCCACGGTGCACTTTGGCTACAGCACCCTGAGCCTGGCCATGCGCGGGCTGGATGACGCCCCGGCCGAGTTGTGGGAGCTGCGCGAGCTCCAGAAGCTCAACCTATCGATGAACTGCCTGCGCTCGCTTCCGCCGGCCCTCGGCGCGTTGGACAACCTGGTGGTGCTCAACCTGTGGGGCAACAACCTGACCAGCCTGCCGCCCGAAATCGGCTTACTGAAGAAGCTGCGCGTGCTCTTCGCCTGTCGCAACCGCCTCAGCGAGGTGCCCGAGGAGCTGGGATCCTGCACCTGCCTGGAAGTTCTCAGCCTGGCCAACAACCAGATTAGCGGTCTACCGGGCAGTTTGGCGGCCATGTGCAGCCTGACCAAGCTTAACCTGAGCCACAACCGCATTGCCCACATCCCGACTTGTGTCTACAGCATGAAGGGCCTGGTTTTCCTCCACCTGGCCTGCAACCGCCTGGAAACGATCGCCGACCAGATCCAGGACCTGGTCAACCTCAAGATCCTCATCGTGGAGGGGAACAGCATCCACACCCTGCCCAAGACCCTGTGCTTCCTGGAGTCCTTAGAGCTCCTCAATGTGGACTTCAACGAACTGCAGAATGTACCAATGGAGATGTACCTGCTGATCGGGCTCAGGAGGCTCGCCTGCCATCCTCTGGACAAGGGACTCCATATTATCCATAACCCCCTGCTCAAGCCCATTCAGGAGGTACTGCAAGGAGGACTGAGCTCCCTGTATAACTACCTCAAGCCTACGTGA